CACCCGTTTGTAGCAGGAGAACCCCTGTTGTATTACTTACTATTGGtcaaaaatgattttaaacacTTAAACATAATGTATTTAGATGTTAATAATGCTTTAGatgtataaatataatgcaCAGAAATATTAATTCTATTGTATTTTACATATACCACTACTTTTTTCTTTGTAAAATGTGTGCCTCTTTACCTAGTTCCCCCTCTCTGTGATGGCACTCACAAGAATGTGGttcttttaaatttttaatatttgaGTGGCACATCAGCTTCACTGCTTTTGACTCCCTGTGGTTTTCTCTTTCAGATCAGCAGTTCTGTTTGTCTCCTACGGGGAAAGATTTATGATGCCATGGATAACAGACCTCTTGCCACGTCCAGCTACAAAGAGGCCTTGAAACTGGACGTTTACTGCTTTGAAGCTTTTGACCTTTTAACATCTCATCACATGCTTACCGCTCAAGAGGGTGAGACAGAATCGAGCTgataacattttataataaagcTGCCTCCATTTAATCCTGTTTTATGTATGTCACTGAGTTTTAGACACATTATGTATGTTTGTCATTTCAGAGAGAGATTTCTTGGATTCTCTTCCATTTAGCCAACAGTGTACTGTGGAGGATGAAGAGCTGCTACATTTTCTTTATGAGAATAAGCTAAAAAAGGTAAAAACCTTTCTCACTCATTTAGGTGTGGGAAACGCCCAATTCCATAAAAGCTGGTACAGTaggtaaaataaaaatctaatttgAATCagtaggtggcgcagcgggatattccgctagcataccagcactgagattctgaactctttaattcaaaactcggcgttgccactggttggctgggcaccatctagcgggcataattggtagTACTTGCAGCAGACACCtttctgctagggcggtatgacaggactatgtgggtggggtcttcaaactttGTGTAaagactagggatgcatcaataccattttttcccaaccgagtacaagtacatgtatttttgtacttgccgataccgataccaatacctatttagaatgatggagttaatgagttggaggttaataaatatttttgcagtgttggtgttttgttgttatgttttgtagagaatgatcaggtcagaaatactgtaaaacgtgtgtgtgccggtgtattctgatataaactatattatccccctgtcccacctgtttacactcctctcctgtgtttcccctcacaccgtatcctgcgttctcattggctgttcgacatagcactcactgttagtcgcacatctcagatcagatatctgacatgctagaaaactcgatccagtcgccgagcgctcggcgagccggtcggatcgagttgttggatagttcacacttagcgatcgagagccgagttttgatcgccgagcgaacgccgagttgctcccgagccggcaaatctagcgccgaccagtcgccgagcgaaaatcagggcaaaaatcgtgtagtgtgaactaggcataacgcagcaacgtgcactaggcacacggtatcggatgtttagtatcggagcctcgtttgcgagtacgagtacaagttaatgagcgcggtatcgggcaaatacccgataccagtatcggtactcatgcatctctagtaaagaccctgactggcagatagagaggcgcctgtgcagagtgcataggtgaaaagggGTTCCGCTGGGGGCTGCGCGCCGGTCAAAGGAGGCGtgggcagcaatatacccacccacgactttccaagtcgtcaggtcgctgtacagttcacactacacaactggatctcttgtaatcgggagtctttcgagtcggtgtggctttcacactacacgactgatcggcgataggggggtccacactacatgatcaatcaccaactggaatcgtaggctagatatctctcctcagTCGCCGAGCACTCGcagagccgctcggatcgagttgttgagtagatacacaagttgctcccgagctgccacatctagcggcgaccagtcggtgagcgaaaatcagggcaaaaatcgtgttgtgtgaactaggcattaactgcagatcagggatcccccagcaacggaagacaaactgaatatgctaaattggaagaaaataggagaaaatgcataaataacatagaaaaaaaaatttaattagtaGAGATGTGTGACTCTATTAAATTCTAATGTAATGCTGTCAACACATTACTAAAAacgatggtgtagtgtaaattaACACCAGAAACTTTgtgaaatgtaaaagaaaaaagtggTCAGTGGTTTGCAAGCAATGATTGGTTGAAGTTTGCCACTTCGCATTAAAACTGTGTAAATGAATAGTCCAATTTCACTGTGCATAGGGAATATTGGGATTTAACTGTTTACAGTCCATTACATTATTAACTTATTTAGAGAATCTTAAGACATCTTTGTGCATCAGTGGCATGGCCAAAAACCCATATAAAATTCCCTTAACTTTTGACCCCTTGAACCACATTAAAaactgacatttgtattataacCACAAGGACTTAggaatatttttaaactttgtcaGTAACACAATTCATCACTACATCTACAAATGCAAgtaaagtgaaaaccaaaaatactgctgacttctctgggctcaaggTCATCTCAAATGGATGGGCACAAAGtgaaaatgtgtgctgtggtctggCGAGTCcatcttttcatttgtttttgaaaataataGAATTATTACCTGGGCCAAAAAAGGAAAAGTACCACCTTGAGTGTTATTAACTTCAAGTTTTATTGCATGTTAAATTATTATCCATGCCTTTAACACAAAGTtagcaccattaatgctgagtGGTACATGTGCAGTTTGGAGCAACACATGCTGTCATCTAGATCAGGGTTGTTCAAACTTTTTTTCCAAGTggcccacattttgtccatgatttttaacgtgacccaggcaacacagtGCATCTTACACTCtctgctctgtacaatctggtccgtttacaagatgtaacataaagcctccacaagggggcatcagtgtacaagtttatttaattactattatttttcccTGCGACCCATTTGTTTGGGTTTGAAAAATCCTAATCTAGATGATGACCTTTTTGTAGGGCTGTTTCTGCATGGTTgagcaaaagaaaaagaaaaaaaggtacGTTCTAGGTGCACTCCACCGTTTTCGGTCAGCTAGTGTTGGTCTCCAGTGGCAGGCTGCATGTCAAAGTTTATCTTAAACTCTTCCATTATTCAATTTCTCGTTTTGATTCAGcacaaatacaaaacagtgcataAAGGTTGTTGTTACTTGGCAACACACACTCGTTACTTGGTGACGCATCAGCAGAGTGATATAGATTTGGTGTGAGAAAGCCATGCTGTTATCACAAATAGCACTGTttgaacgcttctcaaccaatcagattgtaaggttggaactaactgttgtatattatgaaatattttatattttagttttgcTTACTGCCACTTTTTGAATTTGGgttgtattattttttgtatgtacgtatttgcaTGTACAATGTACATTATTGATTGATTATTAAAATGCTGATCTAAATTCTATTGACAGTATAACAAGCCCAGCGAGATGGTTGTTTCGGACATAGTGAATGGTCTACAAGACAACTTGGATGTAGTTGTCTCTCTTGCAGAACGACATTATTACAACTGTGACTTTAAGATGTGCTACGCGCTCACTTCTATGTAAGTAAGCTATTTTTAAGCCCTTAGCAGGGATTTAGCTAAACACATTGCTAATAGGGgtataaaatcatttacaaaCTCAGTCATACAGTGTACATAACTAAAGAGCAATTTGAAAACACACTTCCGAATCCTTTTAATTggctaaaatattgtactaaaTAAACtctgaaatgaaatgtaaacTACCAGTACTTTTAGTCATAATTCTTTAACTGTGTATATTAATTTTATCCGAGTACTTTTATTCAtttctagatagatagacagacagacagatagatactttattgatcctaaactatctgtctgtttgtctatcaatccatctatttatcttttaattataatttttgaCTATATTAATTTCATTTGAGTACTTGTATtcatttatagatagatagatagatagatagatagatagatagatagatagatagatcgatcgatcgatcgatcgatagatagatagatgtatactttattgatcctgaaggaaatgaaactatccatttgtctgtcttgtctgtctatctgtttttttattataattttttgactatattaatttcatttgagtttttattcatttctcCCCTTTAGTCAGATTCTTGTGCCACATTTGTCTTCCAACTGATTTGactgtacatttattatagACTACTATTTTTTTGTAATGATACacagtgtttaatgtgtgttcaTGCATTTGTCTTCAGATATCTAAATCCCCTAGTAATTTTTATTGTACAACCATCCTTAGTCGATGCTTAACAGTTGTCCCATTAAAATCTAAAACTCATTACTAAGTTTTATAACCACATCTtttatgcattaaaaaaacagctTAATAGAACGAACATGGCAGTACTATAAAATAACAAGATAATAACACAGTGCAGCAGAACTAGTTCAGAATTCTAAATGTTTGGTAGCCAGAACagggttttttgttttttagaaGAAAGCGTTCACTCTCATTTCTGATAATTGGACATGTACAAAAGAAAACATTCATTACTCCTGATAAAACATATTTCCTTACTTttgttaaactttttttttaatggtattaactttttactgtctgtttttttatttgtctaGGGTAATGGTAAAAGACCCGTTCCATGCAAATTGTTTACCGGTGCATATAGGAACCCTAGTCGAGCTGAGCAAAGCAAATGGTAGGACagcaatttttttgtaaattcttCTGCATTTACACTTTCTATGTTTTACATACCTGTACTTGTGTCTCTACAGAATTGTTTTACCTCTCTCATAAACTAGTGGATTTATACCCAAATAACCCAGTAAGTTCTATAGttttacacatgtacacaacacAATACAGTTTTTGTTATGAAagtgtttaattttttaatgtttattcttAGGTGTCATGGTTTGCTGTGGGATGCTACTATCTCATGGTGGGGCATAAAAATGAACATGCACGCCGGTACCTAAGGTAAGTCCACTGATTTTGAGATCAGGAGTTGTTGATTATTTGTTGTTCTGATAAACTGCTacacattaaaatattatatttggtTTGTAGTAAGGCCACCACACTGGAGCGCACGTATGGGCCTGCATGGATAGCGTACGGCCATTCATTTGCTGTGGAGAGTGAACATGACCAGGCCATGGcagcatattttactgctgcccAGCTGATGAAAGGGTACATACAACTAACATTCCTAATACAAATTCCTTAGCTGAATGTGCACGAGGGTACCATTATAGTGCACTTAATGTTATTTAGGACTGAACCTTTTTTACAGCATGAAGCAGTAGCACTAGAAAATATAAGCAATAAGCACAAGATACTTTCATAAGCTAATTTAATAAACTTGTTTAGAATTAGTAGTATGGACTTAACTGACATGCACTAAAATAAGCTCATGCTACTACCAGCAAAGCCAACTGTATGAGCGACAAAGTATGAAACTGGTTGTCTATTATTtaacaatgaaaataaaaccAAGTTTTTCATGTCTTTTCTCCTTCCTAATAAGGTGCCACTTACCCATGCTGTATATTGGTCTGGAGTATGGTCTAACTAACAACCCGAAGCTGGCAGAGCGCTTTTTTAGCCAGGCTCTGAGCATCGCTCCAGAAGACCCCTTCGTCATTCATGAAGTAGCTGTGGTGGCCTTTCAGAATGGagagtaagtacagtttttATTGTTCATTATGTGAAATTATAACATAGACATTACTAAGAAAccttcattgtctgtttcagcTGGAAGACGGCAGAGAAGTTGTTTTTAGATGCACTGGAGAAGATCAAGGCAATTGGCAATGAGGTATGTGCCCAGTCGTTCAGttatagattttttattttttttatatatacaggtccttctcaaaaaattagcatattgtgataaagttcattattttccataatgtaatgataaaaattaaactttcatatattttagattcattgcacaccaactgaaatatttcaggtcttttattgttttaatactgatgattttggcatacagctcatgaaaacccaaaattcctatctcaaaaaattagcatatcatgaaaaggttctctaaacgagctattaatctaatcatctgaatcaacgaattaactctaaacacctggaaaagattcctgaggcttttaaaaactcccagcctggttcattactcaaaactgcaatcatgggtaagactgccgacctgactgctgtccagaaggccatcattgacaccctcaagcaagagggtaagacacagaaagaaatttctgaacgaataggctgttcccagagtgctgtatcaaggcacctcagtgggaagtctgtgggaaggaaaaagtgtggcagaaaacgctgcacaacgagaagaggtgaccggaccctgaggaagattgtggagaagggccgattccagaccttgggggacctgcggaagcagtggactgagtctggagtagaaacacccagagccaccgtgcacaggcgtgtgcaggaaatgggctacaggtgccgcattccccaggtcaagccacttttgaaccagaaacagcagcactggactgttgctcagtggtccaaagtactgttttcggatgaaagcaaattttgcatgtcattcggaaatcaaggtgccagagtctggaggaagactggggagaaggaaatgccaaaatgcctgaagtccagtgtcaagtacccacagtcagtgatggtctggggtgccatgtcagctgctggtgttggtccactgtgttttatcaagggcagggtcaatgcagctagctatcaggagattttggagcacttcatgcttccatctgctgaaaagctttatggagatgaagatttcatttttcagcacgacctggcacctgctcacagtgccaaaaccactggtgaatggtttactgaccatggtattactgtgctcaattggcctgccaactctcctgacctgaaccccatagagaatctgtgggatattgtgaagagaaagttgagagacacaagacccaacactctggatgagcttaaggccgctatcgaagcatcctgggcctccataacacctcagcagtgccacaggctgattgcctccatgccacgccgcattgaagcagtcatttctgcaaaaggattcccgaccaagtattgagtgcataactgaacataattatttgaaggttgactttttttgtattaaaaacacttttcttttattggtcggatgaaatatgctaattttttgaggttttcatgagctgtatgccaaaatcatcagtattaaaacaataaaagacctgaaatatttcagttggtgtgcaatgaatctaaaatatatgaaagtttaatttttatcattacattatggaaaataatgaactttatcacaatatgctaattttttgagaaggacctgtatataaagAGTATCAGAAGCCCCTTTTACATTTATAACTATTTAGTGGTTGGGGGcatcacggtggctcagtgggtagcactgtctcctcacagcaagaaggttcagggttcaattcccaggtggagcggtccgggtccgttctgtgtggagtttgcatgctctccccacgtctgtgtgggtttcccccgggagctcagtttttctcccacagtctgatgagtaactaccgtttctgtcatcaatgtaaccaaagtgtgtaaaaacatgatgttaacatcctaataaataaatagataagtaAATACTTGTCTGTGCTCCCACCACAAATATTATTGTTTCCTCTCATTGTAACTgtattaatcttttttttttatttttatatttccttTATTCTTTGCCCTATCTTTTCCTAATGCTAAACTGGCAAAACTGTACCATAAACTGGCAAAACTGTACCATAAACAGTCATAATAAAGCTTGATTGATTGTGTAAATTGATGGCTCCTGATAAATGAACGCTGCATGTATGTATGATCCAAAGTCGAGATATTCCTGCTAAAGGTTTGCAGATACTGTCCAGTGTTTAAACTGTAAGAACTATTAAGAACCTCATTCACTCTTGATTAAAGTGACTGTACATTTTATTCCCTAGGTAACAGTGGATAAATGGGAACCATTGTTAAACAACCTAGGTCACGTCTGTCGAAAACTCAAGTAAGTAAAAATAGATTGTGATATTCAGTTTACCATTTAACTTCACCaaatatgatttatttactttattgctGCTAATAAATTCTTACACAACCTACCTCGCAgccataataatataaaatggacccacaatataaagacaagatacaaTAAGCACACTCAAACATAATACCAATTATGccataaaataacacaaaaatatgTTAAACATGgctttaaaatacaaacaaacttcatgctgctgtgtgtttatttttacaaaccTCTTTAGTGGTTGCACACTTATTTTGCACAATACCTCCTTAATGGGTAACATTATTTCTGAGCAGGACACAATGACGATCAAACCAATTAGCTAGAAGGAGCATGCTTTTAAAATGACCTGAAGTGCTAGTTTTAATGAAGAGCATGGAGAGAGTGTTGTGTTGAATCTCTTTCCTGTTGTTTACCTGAATGCTTAGTTCTCATCTGGTCTCTCTGCATAAACAGGACTTTACTGAATAGTCTACATTCTAATTGCAGTGCTCAATGAATTATTCATGCCTACTTGCAATCTGTGCTTTAAGACAAGGTTTTTACTGTTCTGGGTATTATATTATGacgtaacatttttttttctgattaaaCTCATTACTGAGAGGTACTATACATTTAATTATGCCATCTACATGTCCAGtatcatttgtttttctttagtcCTTAAACCTCCACATAATTAATGCTAAGTGATGTTTTTTGTCCATAGGAAATATGAGCAGGCGCTAGAATACCATCGACAGGCTCTAGTTCTTGTCCCCCAGCATGCCTCTACCTACTCAGCCATCGGCTATGTTCACAGCCTTATGGGGAACTTTGAAAGTGCTATTGACTACTTTCACACTGTAAGTCTAGTTTCCAGTTTGCATTTTCCAGTTTCATTAGTTTTAGACCATATTTTTATACATCTGGAGATATGCTTCCGGTGCATGTATCCACTACACAATACACTTGTTATACTTATTTTTCTTTACTATAGATGCGTTAATATTACAACGTAAACATAGTTCTTGTCTTCTTGTAGTGATTAAGCCATAGTGAAAATTTAATTTCATATGAACTAAATCATTAATTTGAACAACAAAGAATTTCAGCCTTGTAAAAATATAATCCACCTAACAGTGTGTTATCAAATCTAATTAAAACCCAGTTCCTTAAAAATGTAGACAAGAAGGTGGCAATAAAGGTAACCCTGTTTAATTAGCTTCAGTTAATGTCGCTGTTTCTAGCTAGACTTAGTCTAATACCTATAGCTAAGTATAGAACCAAGAATTCTAAAaatttaaacatgcattttgcTTTTCAATATgtgtaaattattaatattactagttTTAAAACAGTGAATTCAATGTTAACTGAGCTAGTGAGAATAAATCCAGCTTCTCTAATAAATGTCCAGCTTCTCAGTGAGTTAGCGCTCTGTTTTGCACAATTGAGTTGGTTCAGGGGCAAGATCTTTTTAGGCTAGGGTCAAATACAAAGCATAAGTACTACTCTATATTAATAACAGTTCTGAGCACTTATACACTAAAGCCTATATTAACATGAGCTGCATTCATGTAATTTTATAGGACTGCACCTCCTA
The Trichomycterus rosablanca isolate fTriRos1 chromosome 12, fTriRos1.hap1, whole genome shotgun sequence genome window above contains:
- the cdc16 gene encoding cell division cycle protein 16 homolog; its protein translation is MNLDRLRKRVRHYIDQQQYQSALFWADKVASLSHEDPQDIYWLAQCLYLTSQYHRASHALRSRKLDKLYAACQYLAARCHYAAKEYQQALDILDMEESASKKLLDKGVKDENGATETAKEWEMSPSSISSSVCLLRGKIYDAMDNRPLATSSYKEALKLDVYCFEAFDLLTSHHMLTAQEERDFLDSLPFSQQCTVEDEELLHFLYENKLKKYNKPSEMVVSDIVNGLQDNLDVVVSLAERHYYNCDFKMCYALTSMVMVKDPFHANCLPVHIGTLVELSKANELFYLSHKLVDLYPNNPVSWFAVGCYYLMVGHKNEHARRYLSKATTLERTYGPAWIAYGHSFAVESEHDQAMAAYFTAAQLMKGCHLPMLYIGLEYGLTNNPKLAERFFSQALSIAPEDPFVIHEVAVVAFQNGDWKTAEKLFLDALEKIKAIGNEVTVDKWEPLLNNLGHVCRKLKKYEQALEYHRQALVLVPQHASTYSAIGYVHSLMGNFESAIDYFHTALGLKRDDTFSVTMLGHCIEMYIGDSDAYLGTDIKDKVKMIPNTTAIKKILSSTSADENESQPQPLEDSSVMSLETPPADAFQRFLLECDTRENDMMLETSMSDTST